The sequence ACCTATCCAGCACTCCGAGGGTTATCGAGTTGGAGCTGGAAGAAAACATTTCTAAGTTTCCTGTTGTGTCTGTGTGCAGGCGTGTTGGGGGAAAAGAAAGATCCTGACAAATCGGGAGGGGGGATTCACACTCCTGGCTTCTGCATCCAGCAGCGGGGCAAAATTTCGCCGTGGGGAAACTCACATGCCTAGTCCTGCAAAAACAGACTCCAGTagaaccttgttgttgttaggtgcgaagtcgtgtccgacccatcgcgaccccatggacaatgatcctccaggccttcctgtcctctaccattccccagagtccatttaaatttgcttcagtgactccatccagccacctcattctctgtctagAATAAGGTGGAACCATAAGTAGAACCTGAAAGAATCTTAAAGAAtaagtagaacctttaagaccagcaaaggcttattcaaggcgtgagcttttgagtgcaggcactcttcctgtTGTGCTTACGCATGCAGCTACAATGCGAAATTTCGCCCTGGAATAAGCGCTTCTTTTGCCAGTAAAAGTGAGAATAGGCAAACtgccagtatttttttaaagactgaatTATTCACACAGCACGAGGCAGAAACGGTTCCTGAGGCTTGCTGCCTTGCTGTTGCCGAGGTCCTTGTTGATGAACAAATTCTCCAGCCACCGGATAATGAAAGGCAGAAGATTTCTCTTCCTTAGCGTCCCCAGTGAATCACATGTCGAGCTCCTCATGCCGGCAATGCAAGAGACGCTTGAGTCCTTCAAAGGCTAATGAAGATTTactgaacctcagtgttttctttGCTTGGCTGCCTCTTATTATGGACCCAATTGGCTCCATATCTACCCCTCTCCAAAATGATggggtctttttttaaaaaacggcaAATCCGTGCGGAATCTTCCATGTAATACCTCCTTTGTCCTGGCAGCAAGAAAACTCACAGCCACATTTCAGAGCTATGCAGTTTGGGGAGTTTTCTTGGCTTAGCATCacattattttagaagaagaagaagagttggttcttatatgccgcttttccctacccgaaggaggctcaaagcgtcttacagtcgccttcccattcccctccccacaacagataccctgtggggtaggtgaggctgagagagccctgatattcctgcccggtcagaacagttttatcagtgccgtggcgagcccaaggtcacccagctggttgcatgtggtcccggcatgccagattagaagtccgcactcctaaccactacaccaaactggctctttattgTCTCTTTGCCTGGCTGTCGAGGCTCAACGCATGTTGGCTACGGATGTTGTAGCAAAGCCGACCGACTGCAACCCAGGCATCTCGGGAAAAACTCTCTGCAACCTCTCTTCtggctcccttcctccttcccctgcctctAGCCAACTGTACGGAGAAAACTAAATGTGACTGCAGCCCTGAGTCCACCCCGTGGGTGATGACGCCGTTTTAGAAGCGGCCGAGGTTTTAAAAGATCAACCAGGCCTCACGGATGCTGCCAAGTGTAGTTTGGCTGTAAGTCTACGGCAGAGCTCTGTTCTCTTTTAACTACCTTATAAAACCCTGCAGATTTAAGTGACTTTatagatactaattcatttgtttcatttgttaagaaaataagggccaaagtggtcctgcagagagcaaatacctagaaTAGCTATAGGGTAGGTGGACGTATGCAATCTGGAAACGGTCTTATGATGCTAATTattatctgagattgcacattctcttatttacttttttattactgatcTGAAATGTttcaaatccttttatattttccttgtaTATTGTAAGGGCCTACGGCTACATGCgataaaatctgacttgaactTGAACTAGATAAGAATGTAAAAGAAGCCGtgtgggatcaggccagtggcccctccagcccaacactctgtgtgacacagtggccaaaactcaggcaacctcaggaggtccaccagcagggccagaactccagaagacctcccactttgcccccccccccccccaagcaccaagacagagcacccctgccccaggcAAAGAGTTCCATCTATAAGGACATAAAGACACCAtgtgggatcaggccagtggcccctccagtccaacacactgtgccacacagtggtcaaaatccaAGTGCCCTCAGGAAGTTCACCTgtggggccaaaactccagaagttgttaccccccaggcaccaagaagacagagcatccctgctcctCACCAAGCGTTCCAGCTATTATGACCTTGGCTGGCCCAGTgcaaaatgaaaactgggatAAATCTCCTCACCTCCTTCCTCttttgaagaagagaaggagagttggttcttctatgccgcttttctctacccgaaggaatctcagagtggcttacagtcgccttccctttcctctccccacaacagacaccctgtgagggaggggaggctgagagagccctgagattactgaagaagaagaaggttcttctatgccgcttttctctacctgaaggagtctcagggcggcttaccgtcgccttcccattcctctccccacagcagacaccctgtgaggtgggtgaggctgagagagccctgatatcactgcagaagaagaagagttggttcttatatgccgcttttctctacctgaaggaggctcaaagcggcttacagttgccttccctttcctctccctacaacagacaccctgtgagggaggggaggctgagagagccctgagattactgaagaatactaagaagagttggttcttagatgcctcttttctctacccgaaggagcctcaaagcggcttccagtcgcattcccttcctctccctacaacagacaccctgtgagggaggggaggctgagagagccctgatattactgaagaatactaagaagagttggttcttagatgccgcttttctctacccaaaggaggctcaaagcaacttccattcaccttccctttcctctccccacaacagactccctttgagggaggagaggctgagagagccctgatattcctgctcagtaaTATGAAGCCTGTCTCTGTCAGCTCAACCTCAGCACGACATGCACAAGGTCACGAAAATACATACGTAATTAATGAATATTTAAAAAGTTGGTACTTGTAACTTGGAGCACCAATGTCCCTTGCATGGGGACACGCGAACATGCAAAGGGCAGAGGGCCCCCTCCCATCTGCTGCGGTCCCAACAGCTCTTGCTGCCTGGGCCAACGAGAAGAACTTAATGGGGATGTCGCCCACTGTTTGGCCAATTCAATAGTTTAACAGTTTCTCCCTTTTAATGACTTTATTTGTTATTGCATCTATCAGTGTTGTAAACCGGCCCCAGACGGCAGTGCCAATGGGGGCAGTCCAGAGAGTTATTAATAAACACATtaagacaatttttaaaagtattcccACAGTAGCATCTGGCAATCGATTTCCAAGACCAATAAAAAAGATCCCTATTAAACCAGCCACCCACAAATCGCAGTGGCGTCCCTCAGGACTCTGGACCCCTAAGATGGGAAGGTCTCCTTCCTGCAATGTCAGTCAGCCCTTTACCTGCCCAGAACCAtacgagttggaagggacctcaagggtcatctagtccaccccccctgcAGATGGCAGGAAAtacgcaactacctgcccaaatACAGTGAGCCCAATTCTACGCctggatgatgcccccctcccaaagaaaaccagaatccctagccagtttggcttggaggaaatttaatttaatttatttactgtatttatataccgccctcccctggggcATTCCCtcctgatcagcatttccctgggcaggcaaggaagggccacaagagccaagcatggtcccaatcccttctgcccacccactcaccatctgcctcagttcacaggatcagcatttctgtcagatgactctctagccatGTTCGCCCCCTGCCACTGAAAACATACCCTGCCAGGAGAGTTCCAAATTCTGCCACATGGCGCCACTGCCAATGCAGATGTCGAACGCATGGCACAAAGCAAAGCCGGCCTTGGTGACGGTATCCTGTTCTTCTCTACTGGAAacaatctcaaagcggctttcagttgccttcctgtcctctccctgcAATGGGCGCCGTGCGaggccggtggggctgagagagttcagagagaactgggagggGCCCGAGGTCACGCAGCAGGCTTCGTGTGGGGAGGAGTGTAGGccatcatgcaggccatctagtcccaccccctgctcagtgcaggatcagcctcgagcatccaggagaaagatctgcccagccgctgcttgaagaccaccagtgaacaTATCCAAAAATGTGTCCGTGGACATTTCAGCCACTGGACGTGGGGCCTTCTTGGTGCTGGCAGAAGCCCAAAGGTCATTACTACCGGAAGCATCCCTCATCACCCTCTGAAGGAAAGCTTTGGTAGGGCATTCCTGGGCCACGAGGATGCTAAACAGCACTCTGACTTAGAAATCGACTCTCCCGGCTTCCTGAAGGATAAGCCTAGCTAAgtagggagcctccatgttcagaggcagtgtaccccAATGAGGGGCGATGGCGACCTCCACGAACCTCTCTCTCAAAGGCATCTAGCTGCCCACTGTCGGCATGTGGGGCCAGAAGGACCTCCGGCGGCCGTTCTGATGCTCTGCCGGTGCCTCTTCAGGGAGTCTTTCCTCACTTGGTCGAGaaacattcatttaatttatttatttatatttatataccgccctcccccgaaggctcaggaataCGGCCAGGCATCCGCAGGGCGCGTGGGGAGAAACCGGCCTGGCTCAGCAAACCGAGTGGGAAAATCCTCACGGGCATGAAATCCTCCCTTCCCATGtagctcctccttcctcctccttcctgggcTGCTTTTTGCCTTTTAGTGGCCGTCCCACGTGGGCCCCAACCTGCGTCCCTGCTTAGAGTgtccttaagtcaggggtagtcaaactgcggtcctccagatgtccatggaccacaattcccagaagcccctgccagcgagggccgcagtttgactacccctgccttaagtgaTGGAGGGTCCCTTGCCCGTCCTTCACCCCTTCTCTGAGAGCTCCCTCGGCACGCCGCCATCCCTCATCCCTTTGCGGGAAGGTGAAAGTCGTTGCAAATGGCCCGGCATGGTAAACTGGAACGGTCTTATTTAAAATACAGCTGTCCTCGCCGTGTACTATACTCCTCCGTTCTGGTTTAAAGAGCTTCTgtcgccggggggagggggggagccgaGAGGATTTAATACGCGGCATTTATTATGATTAGAAATCATTTGTACAGCGCTGTAAATTTACATAGCGCCTTCCAGAGAACATTTATAAATCTAATGGCTCCATAAATCCCTGTTAGCGGCTGTGTTTTATTTCCCCGGGTATTGCAGGCCTCTCAAAGTGTGCGCTCCCCTTCCTGCCACCTTGGtgctgatgtgggggggggggggaacggcgaCCCAGCTTTCTCAGCCCCCTTGCCAAGATCAGGGTAGGTCAGTGGTTGGAGAGCTCtgctctggggagggggattggaatgctCCCTGGGGTTTGAGACGGTTGCTGGCCAAGCCTTGTTGTACTGTTCACTGGACACCCCGACTACACTACCTGCCAGAATCTTCTGCAgtgtacatgccccccccccccccaacaagcagCAGTTCCTCTAGTCCTAGCTCCAGTGCCCCAGGTAAAAGTCTGAAAATCACTTGGAGAGGCTGCTAACGGCAGGCAAGaagcaggtcccccccccccactccggacAACCCAAGCTGTGGCAAAGCCAACACAAGAGGTTCTGGAAAGGTCCTGACTAGGTGTCCTCAGGAGGTGCACCCTGCTTCTCTTTTAAGCCCTGTCCTGGgctgatatttattttttatttagactCCCTCTCCTGGACCagtcatctcatagaatcatagagttggaagggacctcctgggtcatctagtccaaccccctgcactatgcagaacactcccaAACCTctcgctcattcactgtcacctgccacccccttgagccttcacacaatcagcctctccgtcagatggctatccagcctgcttaaaaatctccaaagatggagaacccaccacctcccgaggaagcctgttccactgagttaACAACAAGAATGTACATTAGGAATATCACAGtctaaaaacaacaaataaataatcccACTCACCCTCCCCCCGCCTCAAGGTCCCACACTGCAGCCATATTTctcagggttggtacttgggggggggggggacccaagatctttccttgccctggcctcagccaaacgcctgacagaagagctccgtcttgcaggccctgcggaactgtgtgtGAGTTCCGTCAAGGCActtagctcttccggaagctccttccaccaggcagaggccaggactgaaaagcccctggccctggttgaggctgggtgtacTTCACGGGGGACAGGGAATCACAGAAAGCAAGTCTATTGCAGAcacgtctcccctcccccagccctgcgCCCCCCATGACACGTACTTGATGCTGTCAGTGTGCGTCTTGTATTCCATGATGGTGTTGGGGGGCAGGTTGAGCACGCGCCGCAACGTGTCCCGTATCCGGGCGGTGGTCGCCTGGTCGCTGGCCGTCTTGTTCCATATGGAGATGATGTCCTCCTGCGGGGCACCCGTCGGAAGATCGGTAAGTAGGAGGTTCCTGTGCCCCCGTCCCGGCGGGTTCCCCCGGCGGCTCCCGGGAAAGGCTTACCTGGAAGCGGACGGAGACGACCGCCCCGCAGatttcttcccccaccatgaaCTGTTCCCCCAGCATGGCCAGAATCAGGTTCTCCCAGCAGCGAGAGGCTAAGCCCTTCCGGAGGCGGATGATCCACTTCCCGCCGTTCTTGTTGGCGTCGTCCTGCCAAGAGGGGAATGACGGAAACGGAAGAGTTGGAATCTCTGGTCCTCCAGACCGGTGGTCCACAACCACCGGACctcagcctggcaccgggctgcggctccctctccccgcccccgcagtaagaaacttcccaggccgcaagcaaatcagccgcaaaagcggccgattagcttgcagcccggcaagcttctttttgtgtgggggggaggaagcagggctgtgcatgtgcaatgcgcacgcgcggccgcaaacgtgcatgcgtggcagtttcacACATGCGCTAAGtaccgcgcacgcacgtttgtgGCCGCGTGTGCCACAAATGCACGTGCGCGGCCGCCAATGCGCggctgggcgatcgccctccccaccgccgccagTCCGcggccttaaaaaggttgcggaccactgctccagaagataAACTTGATGTCTCccgcaatttaaaaaaaaatcctcatctCAAGTTTTTCAGGGGTTCTGTCTTCAACCAGAGAGCAGGGTCCCCTTTGTAGTGACCCAAGTTTTTTGCGGACAAAATTGGGAGTCCGGAGGaaatcttaaagaccaacaaggttctGTTTGAGGCATAAGCTATTGTTCCGGTGCACAGTTCTTGAGATATGTTGCAATGGAGGTAGCCAGTTCCATGCACATTGGAAGAGGGAgaacagcaaattagcatatagTGTAATAAAGCGGTTTAATAAATGCAAGGGCCAAACTGGAAGGTGAATGCACACAAAAGGGTATACCTcgtataaaacttggttggtcttaaagatgttactcgactcacactttgttctgaaGCTTTATAACTAAGAAATCCCCCTTATTTCAGCTAACAGTGCTTAAGGATCTGGTACTTTGAGATCTCCCTTAAGatgacttgtcttggcagaagcatgtgcgaaaaggatctaggagtcttagtagaccacacattgaacatgagtcagcagtgtgactcagtggctaagaaggcaaatgggattttgggctgtaccaaatggagtatcgtgtccagatcacgggaggtgatggtaccgctttactctgctctggttcggcctcacttggagtcctgtgttcagtttggggcaccccagttgaagacggatgttgacaaactggagcgtgtccagaaaagggaaaccaagatggtgaggagtttggagatcaagacgtaggaggaaaggttgggggagcttggtctgttaagcctggagaggagacgactgagaggggacatgcaGACTCACCTCCCACATGGGTTTGATCCCTTCTTTGAAAAGGTGGAAGTCGCTGTGACCCGTCAGGTCCCCCGGGCGGACCATGTGACTGTAAAACCTCCAGAACTGCTCCACCTGTAAGAGCAACAGCAGCGTCAAGCAAATCCCTGGAGAGAAAGTTCCAATCCTCACTCCTACTCCCCTCTGTTAAATCACTGCATCCCATTTTCTCCTATATGACCCTTGGAGGAGCCTACACCCCAGTGCACAAAATCTGCTAAAGGTCCCCGGTCCCAGAGAGGTGAAACTGGCTTCAACTACAGCCAGGGCAGGCCGGGTGGAACGCTCTcccgagatcagggccctgggggACTTAAAACCATTCCATGGGGGCTGCAAGGCAAGAGTTGGTCTGCAAGGCCTatgggccgccgtttgactacccccggccgAAGACGTCACGGCTTACAATAACTTCTGTtgaggccagatttgcttggagagctatcaaaacaaggaagatctgggtggattcggagcaacttgggtagagatagtctcagttgcttgagataatgcttgtgagttttaaaaccagaaggattcttatagctggaatgtttttatcttttataatattttcgttatcaatgattcttttaacttgttgatgccagatgtttttatgtatcttgtattttgactactggtctagtacttgACTTGACTAACCCTGGCCTAGGATATCCGTGAAAACGCCAGACCAGAAGTGCCTTCGATTGACTCGATAATGACAAACATACTCTGATTTTTTTGAGGGAGCCGCTGCACCCAAAGCAACGTAAGCGTACCTCGGCGTTTGCTCGCTCGGCAAAAAGAACCAAGCGGGCAAAACGGTATtaagcaagaggatttattttttaaaataatctggaCGTAAAACCAGCCTCCCTTTCAGCGCAACCGGCAGGATATGGAGGCCACGCAAAAGCATCGGACACCTATTTACCTTTGGTGGCTGTAGGATTAATACTACGTATCATAAACCCCATCCCTCTTTCAAACTGCTCCTTGCTGTGACAGAAATTAATTTTTGCCTCCAGCCTAACAGATCGCGTAACGAAGGATTACCGCCGAAACTTTACATCACCGTCTCCGCAAGACAGTAAGTGTCATATTTAACTACGGATGAAATTACCCGCTTGTCATTTAAGGAATAAATTGTGTGTCTTTCAGAAGGCTACCCTCGCATGCTTCTCTCTCTGATCGGCTCTGCTTTCTGAAGGATTCTGAGCCTGAACTGTCATTGCCTACTCCCGCGGCCTTCGGAGAACTGAAGATTCTGGGTTCGAAACAAGTCCAAACGGAATCCATTTTCTGCAGAAATATGAAGATTCTAGAGGAGGTGAAAAAACCTGAGAGATGCCGTCTCTACAGGAATGCAGTAATGTTAGCTAGTGCTTTGTTATGAACGTAaggacataaaaagagccctgctggatcagaccaatggtctacctagtccagcaccctcacacaggggccaaccaattcctctgcagggccaagggcagggcagagaggccgaggccttcataagaacataagaggagccctgctggatcagaccaggggtccatctagtctgatGTCCTGTCACACACAGTTGCCAACCggatcctctggagggccagcaacaggacacaaAGACCCAAGCTGCCatcagaacacaagaagagctgtgctggatcagaccaggggcccatccaacCCAGCATCTAACTAGTTCCTTTGGAGATCCAACAACAAGGCTGCGATGCCAAGgcccttccctgatgttgcctcctggcactgggacaCAGAGGTCGGCTGCCTCTGACTGCATAGTccccatgactagtagccacctctctgccatgaatcagtctaatacccttttaaaaactgtctaCGCCTCCCCTTAAAATAGCCATTATAAGTATCCcttaattttaaaagatatatcaCAAATGAAATTGCTTGCTTCAAATTCTAAACCCCTttccctattattattatattattattatttattattatttcaatttattatcccCCACCCCCTGATGGAGCATGGTGGGTTGCGTGTGTCTgaattaaaaccccagacataaaaacaacccAATTAACTCACTCTTCTCattccccaataaaacatctcgtagaggggtgggtgggaagaagggtgcAGATGAAACTCGCATGGAACTTTTGAACTTGCatggaaaaatgggggggggggagccatcaaGAAGAAAGATCTGGCAACCCAGGTGCTGTCTTGGGCATGCCACCAACCTCCTGTTGCCCTTAAATAGGactgtgcagaaggtcccaggttcaatccccagcatctccatttaaaaaggaccaggcaggcggAGATAGGAAAGACCTTGAAGGGCCAATCATCTGACTTCATTTAAgcgtggtaggtgaattccctccatgCCAGGTTCTGgcgttggaggggggtggggaatcacttgagcatgaaattggggtcactgtgggtggggaggtagttgtgagttcctgcattccgCAAGGGGTTAgattagataaccctggaggtcccttccagctctatgactctaTTATACTAAGCAGCTTCTTGTGCTCACATTTATTAGCAGAAGGCtgttgctcagtggcagagcctctctgcttggcatccagaaggtcccaggttcaatccccggcatctccatttaaaaggaccaggcaaaacgggatgtgaaagaccctggagagccccgggcagcctgagaccctggacccCACAACTGATGTCCGTGGACCGATGGCATGATCCACTACAAGACAGCTTTCTAGCTAATAGAgggattaaggcaggggtagtcaaactgcggccctccagatgtccatgggctacaattcccatgagcccctgccagcatttgctggcaggggctcatgggaattgtagtccacggacatctggagggccgcagtttgactacccctgctttaagaggaAAAGACTAATTCCTGGAGCTATGTTCTGTATCTCAGACTCCCAGTGCTGTGCCTGCCCTGCAGCTATATATCAAATGTCCCATCACTTGCGAAAAtccaaatgggtggggggggggataactacTTAGCTGGATAACTGATGTAGacacctagcccccccccccccccacttttagcAGGCAGAGATTTGGGAGGCCTCTGCTGCCCCCCAGTGGCCAAAATCAACGGCGGCTTTCCAGCAAACTCCCAACAATCGCTTTTTTGTACCAGATCAGATCCTGATTAAACACAGGCCTCCTCTAGTCACAtccaaaagggggtgggggagattcaGATTCCCTTCAGCAGAAAGGGATGCATTGATAGCGGGATGGGGCAGCCGGGatggtgcagtggtgaagagtGACGGACTCCaaactggagagccgggtttgattccccgctcctccacgtgaagcctgctgggtgaccctgggtcactcacaattctctcagagctccctcattcCCACCCACTTCACCGGGTGTCTGtggtaaggagaggaaagggaaggcgact is a genomic window of Paroedura picta isolate Pp20150507F chromosome 8, Ppicta_v3.0, whole genome shotgun sequence containing:
- the EIF4E2 gene encoding eukaryotic translation initiation factor 4E type 2 isoform X2; translated protein: MNNKFDALKDDDSGDHDQNEENGTQKDGEKEKNDRDKSQSSSKRKAVVPGPAEHPLQYNYTFWYSRRTPGRPTSSQSYEQNIKQIGTFASVEQFWRFYSHMVRPGDLTGHSDFHLFKEGIKPMWEDDANKNGGKWIIRLRKGLASRCWENLILAMLGEQFMVGEEICGAVVSVRFQEDIISIWNKTASDQATTARIRDTLRRVLNLPPNTIMEYKTHTDSIKDNSSFRNTKITL
- the EIF4E2 gene encoding eukaryotic translation initiation factor 4E type 2 isoform X1; translation: MNNKFDALKDDDSGDHDQNEENGTQKDGEKEKNDRDKSQSSSKRKAVVPGPAEHPLQYNYTFWYSRRTPGRPTSSQSYEQNIKQIGTFASVEQFWRFYSHMVRPGDLTGHSDFHLFKEGIKPMWEDDANKNGGKWIIRLRKGLASRCWENLILAMLGEQFMVGEEICGAVVSVRFQEDIISIWNKTASDQATTARIRDTLRRVLNLPPNTIMEYKTHTDSIKAWEEFHGLVNSGGR
- the EIF4E2 gene encoding eukaryotic translation initiation factor 4E type 2 isoform X3; translated protein: MTRTKRTAHRKMAVVPGPAEHPLQYNYTFWYSRRTPGRPTSSQSYEQNIKQIGTFASVEQFWRFYSHMVRPGDLTGHSDFHLFKEGIKPMWEDDANKNGGKWIIRLRKGLASRCWENLILAMLGEQFMVGEEICGAVVSVRFQEDIISIWNKTASDQATTARIRDTLRRVLNLPPNTIMEYKTHTDSIKAWEEFHGLVNSGGR